The Sparus aurata chromosome 15, fSpaAur1.1, whole genome shotgun sequence genomic interval GCTTAAAAAACCAGTCCTTTTAATTTGGTTTCATGCAGCTTGATCCATCAGTCTTGctggtgattttattttttccaagatatcacactgacacacattttCAGCAACGGATGGTGTCTTCTCTCCAGGAGTGTAGAAAGCCTCATATTAACCCGTCCCTCAAGGCCAGTAGCCCAAACTGGGCCATCCCAGGCTTCAGCTGGGTGGCAAAGAAAGCGTGTCATCAGGCAGAACCTCAGATGTTCCCCACCAGCGACGGTGTGTGCGGCCGCTACTCCAGCGCAGAGAAGGAAGCAGAGGAAATCAAGCATCTTAAAGAGGTCTGTTTCCCAGTTTGGTTATGTCAGCCGGATCATGTTTCCttatattgatttaaatgcacaGAACGTCTGTCTGAGATGATGTTTGTTTAATGCCTTCTGAGTGGACTGAAAGGGAATCATTAGGTTCCACTTGATGTCTGACAGATAGAAAGTAAAAGCATTCAATCATCTCTCGCCAGCAGGACTGTTCAGGCCAGCTGTCAGAGAGCGACGCCTCGACGTGCCGGCTTCGCAATCAGAGAGGTGACACCAGCGAGGGCAGGAAATTTCAGCATCACAGGGCTCCTGACGCGGGGCCCGGCCTCCATGGAGAGCCTGTCCACAAGATGGAGGCCTCCTCCATCACGGGGCATCTCAAGTCTTCTTCGGCGTCAGAGAAGACTCCTCCTCAAGAATCATTCGTCTCCCAAGTGCCATTAAGAGTAACTGCACGCTGTGTCTGTTCTTCCATGTCACATTATCTCTGCGGGGGGTGCACTATGCACAGCAGGGGAGCCAGAGTGATTCTGGGGAATTATTGCTAATCTAATTTTCTGTTCATCAGCTTGGCTCCActcaggcctttttttttttttttttttttttttcaaatttgcaataaaaaacaatttcctGTTTAGTTACAGATCAAAGTGTCTGGCCAGAGAGGTAGTTTGGGGATCAGCATTGCTGGTGGGAAAGGCTCTCTGTCTTACAAAGAGCACGACGAGGTaagtgctgctgcagagggGCCGGCATGAATCCCGTCTGCTGTGTGTGACTGGATGAAGGTGATGACGAGAACTAGAAACAAACTGGGTGGCAGCTTTCATTCAGcctaatgtgtttattttcctttcagGGCATTTTCATTTCCAGAGTGAACAAAGGCGGGGCGGCAGAGAAGGCAGGGATCCATGTCGGAGATAGATTGCTGGAGGTAGGCAGGGAATCTTTCTTCCTCGACTGGTTGTACTCTTTGCGCTTCATTTACAATTCCACCGACACAGCACGTGGAGTAACGTTGATGGAACTGGAAGTCACACCAACGTGCTGTACCTTACTGCTGCCAGCTCCCTGCTGGTGTTCCTCTTGTGACCAATGGAGGGCATCATCAGACCAGCAAACGGCCCTCGGCTGGGACCTCCCTCATTGACAAAAGCACTTGAGCCCGATGAACACTTATTGAATTAATAAGCAGATTAATACTCCAAACCAGTCTttacaatcaaatcaaatatttatcagAGCATGTGGTACAGTACTCAGATATTTGACTTGAGTTAAAATGACGACACCGTGGTGAAAAAACACTCCTCCATTCCGTACCTTACATACAGCAgtttaaaatgaagaaaatatcaGTGTAAAATGTGATAAGAATAATTAGACGCAATCAAAATAActtgcagtgatggaatgtaactccCAATTGTTAGAAATACTCGAGCTTAGTACATTCACTCAAGTGCTAAACTTGTACTTGTGCTTTGCTTGAGTATTTCTAgcattttggaggcaaacaATGTAGCCTaactttcactccactacatttatttgattactttagttaccagttacttGCAGGTTGCATGCTGCACCAGAGCCTAAGCGGTACATTTTTAGATACACAGGAGCACACAGTGTGTCCATGCGTGTAAATGTATCTACTTTTGATAACGAAGGACAATttatatcagatactttaagactttacTCAAGTGCTTTTTGTGTGGCTGACACAAGTCAGTGTGGTAAAAATAATCATAGTTGAGAAAAGTGAAGATACTGTGTTGGAAAATTAGGTAAAAGTGAATGTCACCCATACagaatgtacttagttacattccac includes:
- the LOC115596789 gene encoding protein scribble homolog; amino-acid sequence: MQLDPSVLLVILFFPRYHTDTHFQQRMVSSLQECRKPHINPSLKASSPNWAIPGFSWVAKKACHQAEPQMFPTSDGVCGRYSSAEKEAEEIKHLKEDCSGQLSESDASTCRLRNQRGDTSEGRKFQHHRAPDAGPGLHGEPVHKMEASSITGHLKSSSASEKTPPQESFVSQVPLRLQIKVSGQRGSLGISIAGGKGSLSYKEHDEGIFISRVNKGGAAEKAGIHVGDRLLEVNGLNMQGATHQEAVSALRNAGSCVKMKVLRERLLPPEVCDLDKPQDTQDVTRRQLCSQDRGGGGG